The proteins below are encoded in one region of Flavobacteriales bacterium:
- a CDS encoding tetratricopeptide repeat protein — protein MRSAVVTLLFVLFALLGHSQEWSDKAQYDAYMKGDWQQVIELGKLARKAGADYYYIRVRNGYANYQLGRFHQAEKEFEKALEFNSGDVFSKRYSYWSSYYAGNVSTALVKSGQMSPPEQDTIQVIKPKFFTAISALGGYRVSTSQNFVGNMPYVSAYLDHQIGKRITLHHGVSYLNQTRTSFINRLNSTVWQVGYLATVGIQVAKHTTIAPSFVMQYWQTDGFKVYDLSATLAVRQQFGNMNTTLIGGYFQDTDTTKYMVGGSFTWYPLHNLKLYSITSGGYNFGGAAPNPFVKQTIGGQLFKKVWLSSSFNWNHQVLVFEDIGLDFANNSVDRLNWKWSLSPVFYPLPKLALSLTYSIESRQYYRLGELGIANISDPYNFHSFYVGLNYNF, from the coding sequence ATGCGAAGTGCGGTAGTCACCTTATTATTTGTGCTTTTTGCATTGCTTGGCCATTCTCAGGAATGGTCGGATAAGGCGCAGTATGATGCCTACATGAAAGGCGATTGGCAGCAGGTGATTGAGCTAGGAAAACTGGCCAGAAAAGCAGGAGCCGATTACTACTATATCCGCGTTCGGAATGGTTATGCCAACTATCAATTGGGTAGGTTTCATCAGGCCGAAAAGGAATTTGAAAAAGCGCTGGAGTTCAATAGTGGCGATGTCTTTTCCAAGCGCTACAGCTACTGGTCTTCTTATTATGCAGGCAATGTTTCCACCGCTTTGGTCAAAAGCGGTCAGATGTCGCCACCGGAGCAAGACACGATTCAAGTAATTAAACCGAAATTCTTCACGGCCATTTCTGCGTTGGGAGGTTACCGCGTGTCCACTTCGCAGAATTTTGTAGGCAACATGCCGTATGTTTCTGCTTACCTCGACCATCAGATCGGGAAGCGAATTACGCTCCATCATGGTGTCAGTTATCTCAACCAAACACGCACTTCTTTTATCAATAGATTGAACTCAACCGTTTGGCAGGTCGGGTATTTGGCCACGGTGGGAATTCAAGTCGCGAAACACACCACCATCGCGCCTTCGTTCGTTATGCAATACTGGCAAACAGATGGCTTTAAGGTTTACGACCTGAGTGCAACCTTAGCGGTCCGTCAGCAATTCGGAAACATGAATACCACACTTATCGGTGGCTATTTCCAAGATACGGACACGACTAAATACATGGTTGGTGGTTCTTTTACCTGGTATCCGCTGCACAACTTGAAATTGTATTCCATCACATCTGGTGGTTACAATTTTGGCGGTGCGGCCCCAAATCCATTCGTGAAGCAAACCATTGGCGGACAGTTGTTCAAAAAAGTTTGGTTGAGTTCATCCTTCAACTGGAATCATCAGGTATTGGTATTTGAAGATATCGGCCTTGATTTTGCCAATAATAGTGTTGACAGATTGAATTGGAAATGGTCACTGAGCCCCGTTTTCTATCCTCTTCCTAAACTTGCGCTTTCTCTGACGTATTCTATCGAATCCCGTCAATATTACCGCTTGGGCGAATTGGGCATTGCCAACATTTCCGATCCGTACAATTTCCACTCATTCTATGTAGGTTTGAACTATAATTTCTGA
- a CDS encoding tetratricopeptide repeat protein, protein MKNIVLFAVCIGISFGSLAQSTDLQVAFKKSYANETKSDFTAAIKDLKAVYSETSYETNLRLGWLHYSAGLFTESMAYYTKAIDLMPASVEAKFGYVYPAAAVGNWDQVKNQYESILRIDAKNSQAHYRLGLIYYGREEFDKALQHFQVGFNLYPFDYDFNLMMAWTSLKMGKMREAKVLFNKVLLLSPDDQSAIEGLSLIK, encoded by the coding sequence ATGAAAAACATCGTTTTATTCGCAGTTTGCATCGGTATTTCCTTTGGTAGCTTGGCTCAATCAACTGATCTGCAGGTTGCTTTTAAGAAGAGCTACGCCAACGAGACCAAAAGCGATTTCACAGCTGCTATCAAAGACCTGAAAGCAGTGTATTCCGAAACCTCATACGAAACCAATTTGCGTTTGGGCTGGCTGCATTATTCGGCCGGACTCTTCACCGAATCCATGGCCTATTACACCAAAGCCATCGACCTGATGCCTGCTTCTGTTGAAGCCAAATTCGGCTACGTTTACCCAGCTGCAGCGGTCGGAAATTGGGATCAGGTTAAAAACCAGTATGAGAGCATTCTTCGCATTGATGCCAAGAATTCACAGGCACATTATCGTCTTGGCCTGATCTATTACGGACGGGAAGAATTTGATAAAGCATTGCAGCATTTTCAGGTCGGTTTCAACCTCTATCCATTCGATTACGACTTCAATCTCATGATGGCTTGGACAAGCCTCAAAATGGGTAAAATGCGCGAAGCAAAAGTGCTTTTCAATAAGGTTTTGCTGCTTTCACCAGACGATCAATCAGCCATCGAAGGACTTTCTTTGATAAAGTAA
- the dnaE gene encoding DNA polymerase III subunit alpha, whose amino-acid sequence MLTNCHSYYSFHYGTVRPEELLKIAVRAGARSVALTDVNSSAACLEFLRHAREFDLHPVVGVDFKVKTQTKYVALARNNEGYREINKHLSQQLMYNEEVLNEAPEFSHAYTIYPLANATKRKLKENEFVGVAPSELMRLRFSPWVDQKEKLVVLQPMTFRSKHDFNTHRLLRAIDQNCLLSRLPIEQQATEKDTFWSCDMLRDAFAEFPHIIQNTERLLQDCKVNFEFGNYAVSNNQRHFLGSFQEDKERLEQLCQDNLKYRYPNVNRTVLERLQKELDIIEQKKFFSYFLINHDIVNYAKRQGYFHIGRGSGANSMVAYIIGITDVDPIELDLYFERFINPSRKNPPDFDIDFSWRDREDVTRYIFERYPKAALQGSYSTFKDRSVNRELGKVLGLPAEEIDRLNDRYLDVNSLDHLSKLVLKYGFRIQSFPNHTTVHSSGILIPELDIHSYSATFLPPKGFPTTQFDMHVAEDVGLHKFDILGQRGLGKIKDSISIIRENQGVEVDVHDIPRFKEDPSIKKLLKHGKTVGAFYVESPAMRMLLTKLKAEDYNRLVAASSIIRPGVSKSGMMREYILRFQDEARRKAAEAELPEMYAILHDTFGVMVYQEDVLKVAHIFAGLTLEEADVLRRGMSWKFRERNEFGKIKDRFFNNCIAKGHPQETIQKIWEQIMSFGNFAFAKGHSASYAVESFQALFLKAHYPLEYMVATVNNGGGFYSQELYLHEAKMHGAIINLPCVNRSNSGATIYGKDIFIGLEMIAGFEAGTMKQLLIERHQNGVFQDLRDVAKRVPISLEQLRILIRVGALRFTGLDKKALLWDAHFLLGHTKVSKPEKKLFDADVKEFKLPELWYHKLENAYDEMELLGFLVTISPFDLIDRTGLPTTTAAEIHQRVNETVEIIGYRVHIRGTHTSDGKYMTFGNLIDLEGQWINSVQFPNVATRYPFRGPGIYKLRGKVTEEFGHISLETSYVERIPNLSIETPNTRVADSALA is encoded by the coding sequence GTGCTCACCAACTGCCACTCATATTACAGTTTCCATTACGGAACGGTAAGACCTGAAGAACTGCTCAAGATCGCGGTTCGAGCGGGAGCACGGTCTGTGGCGTTGACCGATGTGAATTCTTCAGCCGCGTGTTTGGAGTTTCTGCGCCACGCCCGCGAGTTCGATCTTCATCCTGTTGTTGGTGTCGATTTCAAAGTAAAAACACAGACCAAGTATGTGGCGCTGGCGCGAAATAATGAAGGCTACAGAGAGATCAACAAGCATCTTTCGCAGCAGTTGATGTATAACGAAGAGGTTTTAAACGAAGCGCCAGAATTCTCCCACGCTTACACCATTTATCCGCTTGCGAACGCTACAAAAAGAAAGCTGAAGGAAAACGAATTTGTGGGTGTTGCACCAAGCGAACTGATGCGCCTGCGGTTTTCGCCATGGGTAGATCAGAAGGAAAAACTGGTGGTGCTACAACCGATGACTTTCCGTAGCAAGCACGATTTCAACACACATCGACTGCTACGCGCCATCGACCAGAATTGCCTTCTGAGCCGATTGCCTATTGAACAGCAAGCCACCGAGAAAGACACGTTCTGGAGTTGCGATATGCTGCGCGATGCCTTTGCCGAATTCCCACACATCATCCAAAACACTGAACGGCTTTTGCAGGATTGCAAGGTGAATTTCGAGTTCGGCAATTATGCTGTTTCGAACAATCAACGGCATTTTTTGGGTTCGTTTCAAGAGGACAAAGAGAGACTGGAACAACTCTGCCAAGACAATTTGAAATACCGATATCCGAACGTGAACCGAACGGTTTTGGAGCGCTTGCAAAAGGAGTTGGACATTATCGAACAGAAAAAGTTCTTCAGCTACTTTCTCATCAACCACGACATTGTCAACTACGCCAAGCGACAGGGTTATTTCCACATTGGGCGCGGCAGCGGTGCCAACAGCATGGTAGCCTATATAATAGGTATCACCGATGTGGACCCCATCGAGCTCGACCTCTATTTCGAGCGTTTCATCAATCCATCGCGGAAAAATCCGCCCGATTTCGACATCGATTTCTCGTGGCGCGACCGCGAGGATGTGACACGCTACATTTTCGAGCGTTATCCGAAAGCCGCGTTGCAGGGTTCTTATTCGACCTTCAAAGACCGTTCGGTGAACCGTGAATTGGGAAAGGTTCTTGGCCTTCCGGCCGAAGAGATTGACCGACTGAATGATCGCTATTTGGATGTGAATTCGCTCGACCATCTCTCGAAATTGGTGTTGAAATACGGTTTCCGAATTCAAAGTTTCCCCAACCACACCACGGTGCATTCCAGCGGAATTCTCATTCCCGAACTCGATATTCATTCGTACAGCGCCACGTTTTTGCCGCCCAAAGGTTTTCCTACCACGCAGTTCGATATGCACGTGGCAGAAGATGTAGGATTGCACAAATTCGACATTCTCGGACAGCGCGGTTTGGGCAAGATCAAAGATTCTATTTCCATCATCAGGGAGAACCAAGGTGTGGAAGTGGATGTGCACGACATTCCACGTTTCAAGGAAGATCCGTCCATCAAAAAACTACTGAAACACGGCAAAACGGTCGGTGCCTTCTATGTGGAATCGCCCGCCATGCGGATGTTGCTCACAAAATTGAAAGCAGAAGACTACAACCGTTTGGTGGCGGCCAGTTCCATCATTCGTCCGGGTGTTTCTAAAAGTGGCATGATGCGCGAGTACATTCTGCGGTTTCAGGATGAAGCAAGACGAAAAGCAGCCGAGGCCGAATTGCCCGAAATGTATGCCATTCTGCACGACACTTTTGGCGTAATGGTCTACCAGGAAGATGTGCTGAAAGTGGCGCACATTTTTGCAGGTCTTACGCTTGAAGAGGCCGATGTGCTGCGCAGAGGTATGTCGTGGAAATTCCGTGAGCGCAACGAATTCGGAAAGATCAAAGACCGGTTTTTCAATAATTGTATTGCCAAAGGTCATCCGCAGGAAACCATTCAGAAAATCTGGGAACAGATTATGAGTTTCGGAAATTTTGCTTTTGCTAAAGGCCACTCGGCCAGTTATGCCGTGGAGAGTTTCCAAGCGCTTTTCCTCAAGGCACATTATCCGCTCGAATACATGGTGGCCACCGTGAACAACGGTGGCGGTTTCTACTCGCAGGAACTCTACTTGCACGAAGCAAAAATGCACGGAGCAATCATCAATCTGCCCTGCGTGAATCGCAGCAATAGCGGAGCAACTATCTACGGAAAGGACATTTTCATTGGCTTGGAAATGATTGCTGGTTTTGAAGCCGGAACGATGAAACAGTTACTCATTGAACGCCACCAGAATGGTGTATTTCAAGACCTACGCGATGTAGCAAAACGTGTTCCTATTTCATTGGAACAGTTGCGAATTCTCATCCGAGTTGGAGCGCTTCGTTTTACTGGGTTGGATAAAAAGGCGCTGCTGTGGGATGCTCATTTTCTGCTCGGTCACACCAAGGTTTCTAAACCAGAAAAGAAGTTGTTTGATGCCGATGTGAAGGAATTCAAATTGCCCGAACTCTGGTATCACAAACTCGAAAACGCGTATGATGAAATGGAATTGTTAGGTTTTCTGGTCACCATTTCGCCTTTCGATTTGATTGACCGAACGGGATTGCCGACCACAACCGCAGCTGAAATTCATCAGCGCGTGAACGAAACGGTAGAGATCATCGGTTATCGCGTTCACATTCGCGGCACGCACACAAGCGATGGCAAGTACATGACCTTCGGCAATCTCATCGACCTAGAAGGGCAATGGATCAATAGCGTTCAGTTTCCGAATGTTGCTACGCGCTATCCGTTCCGTGGACCGGGCATTTACAAACTGCGTGGCAAAGTGACCGAGGAATTCGGGCATATCAGTCTGGAAACAAGCTATGTGGAACGTATTCCGAATTTGAGCATTGAAACTCCGAATACGCGTGTGGCAGATTCGGCTTTGGCTTGA